In a single window of the Necator americanus strain Aroian chromosome X, whole genome shotgun sequence genome:
- a CDS encoding hypothetical protein (NECATOR_CHRX.G24990.T1) produces the protein MESGNNPNKGSSPRRLHRAIDTTAPNAVNNQRARVTVLDNIHLSDNAVDFLSLGPSFSISHRIDGSAFRKVTVGLHKLRDQLRIRARNESNHQHTAPISRRALPPTPFPRNFYKEPEPAGETDTKFRILLSGVLSAYNHHRRLTLNNLTREQWQGLKEIREMTTRGDIRLSASDKSGEFVVMSQALDREITNLHLQDETIYRRVTEKEFLVQCKRLNYVWMTMGKSAGLDERFVSRLKLDKPTCPVFYSLIKTHKLKPDEVNSTSAATFKIRPIISCVGGPTDRISWFLNKIVSHA, from the coding sequence ATGGAGAGTGGAAACAATCCCAACAAAGGAAGTAGTCCACGTAGACTCCACCGAGCAATTGACACAACAGCTCCAAATGCTGTTAATAATCAAAGGGCAAGAGTAACGGTACTCGACAACATTCATTTGTCCGATAATGCTGTTGACTTTCTGAGCCTTGGaccatcattttcaatttcacatcgAATCGATGGGTCAGCATTCCGTAAAGTCACAGTAGGCCTCCACAAGCTTCGGGACCAGCTTCGAATCAGAGCTAGGAATGAAAGTAACCATCAGCACACTGCACCTATAAGCAGAAGAGCGTTACCCCCAACACCATTTCCGCGCAACTTTTATAAAGAACCCGAACCAGCTGGCGAAACAGacacaaaatttagaattctatTATCTGGGGTGTTGTCCGCTTATAACCATCATAGACGACTCACCCTTAACAATCTTACGCGCGAGCAATGGCAGGGTTTGAAGGAAATCCGCGAAATGACTACAAGAGGGGACATACGCCTTTCAGCAAGCGATAAAAGTGGGGAATTCGTAGTCATGTCACAGGCTCTTGATcgggaaataacaaatcttcacttgcaagatgaaacgatctatcgccgcgtaacagagaaagaattccttgTGCAGTGCAAACGCTTGAATTATGTATGGATGACTATGGGAAAATCTGCTGGCCTTGACGAACGATTTGTTAGCCGCCTAAAGCTTGACAAACCGACCTGCCCTGTGTTCTACAGCCTCATCAAAACGCATAAGCTGAAACCCGATGAGGTCaactcaacatcagcggccacattcaaaatccgaccaataataagttgtgtgggaggaccaacggatcgcatttcgtggttccttaataaaatcgtgagtcatgcctaa